One bacterium DNA window includes the following coding sequences:
- the coaE gene encoding dephospho-CoA kinase (Dephospho-CoA kinase (CoaE) performs the final step in coenzyme A biosynthesis.) yields MLRVGLTGVIGCGKSQVARMLHAAWEIPVIDMDLAGRAAVERPAVLLRLRAVFGPEILTAAGALDRRALGRIVFTDAAARQRLNAIVHPAMLAIVRRQMQQAPRQSAAPYLLVDAALLFELGFERELDCVVAVFAPSALCLERTMARDGLSRTEAEQRMAAQLPQEEKCRRADYVLDNSGDLTALQARIVALHAWLLQQKSSLH; encoded by the coding sequence GTGCTGCGAGTTGGATTGACGGGGGTGATCGGTTGCGGCAAATCGCAAGTGGCGCGGATGCTGCATGCCGCCTGGGAGATCCCGGTGATCGACATGGATTTGGCCGGCCGCGCGGCGGTCGAGCGCCCGGCGGTGCTGCTGCGGCTGCGCGCGGTTTTTGGCCCGGAGATCCTGACAGCGGCCGGGGCGCTCGACCGCCGCGCTCTCGGGCGCATCGTTTTCACTGATGCGGCGGCACGACAGCGGCTCAATGCCATCGTTCATCCCGCCATGCTCGCCATCGTCCGCCGCCAGATGCAGCAGGCCCCCAGGCAAAGCGCAGCACCTTACCTCCTGGTCGATGCCGCCCTCCTCTTCGAGCTTGGTTTCGAGCGGGAGCTCGACTGCGTCGTGGCCGTCTTTGCACCGAGCGCCCTCTGCCTCGAGCGGACCATGGCCCGCGATGGGCTCTCGCGCACCGAGGCGGAACAGCGGATGGCCGCCCAGCTCCCCCAGGAGGAAAAGTGCCGCCGCGCCGATTACGTCCTGGATAACAGCGGCGATCTGACCGCGCTGCAAGCACGCATCGTGGCGCTACACGCGTGGCTTCTGCAGCAGAAAAGCTCTTTACATTAA
- a CDS encoding DNA internalization-related competence protein ComEC/Rec2, producing MRSLLHGRPAVKILLPFAAGIVWARWSVLPWLIPALSLVLLLAAAFIGMRRWSALLFTAAVLLAFFCAGWLRLALLLQLTPRNDVRRVADWPALVNLEGTISGPVEWRGDRQIFCLEIDSLWSEEQGFAARGRTRVIYYDTLLTLRQGDRLVAKGMLRSPAGAGNPGAFDFRAWLASQGIHTQLSVSSPARLLLLERDRDPWIQRLLVRPVREHILRVIDSGLEGESRALLRALLVGVRSDIDDELRQEFSAVGVVHILAVSGLHVGFVLATLLLCINVLRIPHRARLPLLLAALWLYVQVTGSAPPVVRAAVMAALVLAAPALQRKLDPVNAIALAAFVILLGNPLDLFAAGFQLSFAATLGILLIYRHLDQWAANHIVWWRRWDHSWRKAALQLLMVSLAAQAATLPLTVWYFNTLPLLGLLANLLVVPLASLIVMTGFTAVGAALISPWAGFIFLQCDWLLLHLLTAIVKGAADVPGAVLEVATPSLWLLALWYLALGGLLSWPRPRIARGWFLAMLVVANGWIWTQALRPRCQAQVLFFDVGQGDAAMLAFPNGVHLLIDGGEANERLDCGERILLPWMRRHGIRAVDAALVTHSHSDHAGGVAALLRRRRVRTLYHPGGTALPAFHSLDSLAQCFGVPFHAGLTGNDLFPAPGAWLRILHAGGDGGEPWDENNGSMIIRLQYGRRSFLFLSDIEEAGEAGLLENGELLRSDVVKVAHHGSSTASTDTLLAATAARYAVISVGRGNRYDLPSPAVVARWQASGARVFRTDESGAVLFATNGDSLRCLRP from the coding sequence ATGCGGTCCCTGTTGCACGGCAGACCTGCCGTTAAAATTCTGCTCCCCTTTGCCGCGGGCATCGTCTGGGCACGCTGGAGCGTCCTCCCCTGGCTGATTCCTGCCCTCAGCCTTGTCCTCTTGCTGGCCGCTGCGTTCATCGGCATGCGGCGCTGGAGCGCGCTCCTCTTCACGGCTGCCGTCCTCCTCGCCTTCTTCTGCGCCGGATGGCTGCGTCTGGCTCTCCTTTTGCAGCTGACACCGCGAAATGACGTGCGCAGGGTGGCGGACTGGCCCGCCCTGGTGAACCTCGAAGGGACCATTTCCGGTCCCGTCGAATGGAGGGGCGACCGGCAGATCTTCTGCCTTGAGATCGATTCGCTCTGGAGCGAAGAGCAGGGGTTCGCCGCCCGCGGCCGGACGCGGGTCATCTATTACGATACCCTCCTGACACTGCGGCAGGGGGACCGGCTGGTGGCCAAGGGGATGCTGCGCTCGCCGGCAGGCGCCGGCAATCCAGGTGCATTTGATTTCCGCGCCTGGTTGGCCAGCCAGGGGATCCATACCCAGCTTTCCGTTTCCAGCCCGGCCCGTTTGCTGCTCTTGGAGCGCGACCGGGATCCCTGGATCCAGCGCTTGCTGGTGCGCCCCGTCCGCGAGCACATCCTCCGTGTGATCGATAGCGGCCTCGAGGGCGAGAGCCGCGCCCTGCTTCGCGCCCTCCTGGTCGGGGTGCGCTCCGATATCGATGATGAACTGCGGCAGGAGTTCAGCGCGGTTGGGGTGGTCCACATCCTCGCGGTCTCGGGGCTCCATGTCGGCTTCGTCCTGGCCACGCTTCTGCTCTGTATCAACGTCCTGCGGATTCCCCACCGGGCCCGGTTGCCGCTGCTGCTGGCGGCGCTCTGGCTCTATGTCCAGGTCACCGGCTCGGCTCCGCCGGTGGTGCGCGCGGCGGTCATGGCCGCCTTGGTGCTTGCAGCGCCAGCGCTGCAAAGAAAACTCGACCCGGTCAACGCCATCGCCCTGGCCGCCTTTGTAATATTGCTCGGCAACCCGCTCGACCTGTTCGCGGCGGGCTTTCAGCTCAGCTTTGCGGCGACCCTTGGCATTCTGCTGATCTACCGGCATCTCGATCAGTGGGCGGCCAATCACATCGTCTGGTGGCGGCGCTGGGATCATTCGTGGCGCAAAGCGGCGCTGCAGCTGTTGATGGTCAGCCTGGCAGCCCAGGCGGCCACTTTGCCGTTGACGGTCTGGTATTTCAATACCTTGCCGCTGCTCGGTCTCCTGGCCAATCTGTTGGTTGTGCCGCTGGCCTCGCTCATCGTCATGACCGGTTTTACCGCGGTTGGAGCGGCGTTGATCTCACCCTGGGCCGGTTTCATCTTTCTCCAGTGCGACTGGCTTCTCCTGCATCTGCTCACTGCCATCGTCAAGGGGGCTGCCGATGTGCCAGGTGCCGTCCTTGAGGTGGCTACCCCCTCGCTCTGGTTGCTGGCACTCTGGTATTTGGCGCTTGGCGGGCTGCTCTCCTGGCCACGGCCGCGGATAGCCAGGGGCTGGTTCCTGGCAATGCTGGTTGTCGCGAACGGCTGGATCTGGACTCAGGCGCTGCGGCCGCGGTGTCAGGCGCAGGTGCTCTTTTTTGATGTCGGCCAGGGCGACGCGGCGATGCTCGCCTTCCCCAACGGGGTGCACCTGCTCATCGATGGGGGGGAGGCGAACGAGCGCCTTGACTGCGGCGAGCGCATCCTGCTGCCCTGGATGCGCCGCCATGGTATTCGGGCCGTCGATGCGGCGCTGGTCACCCATTCGCACAGCGACCATGCCGGTGGCGTGGCGGCCTTGCTGCGGCGGAGAAGAGTCCGGACGCTATACCACCCCGGCGGCACAGCTCTACCGGCATTCCACAGCCTCGACAGCCTCGCCCAGTGTTTCGGGGTACCGTTTCATGCCGGACTGACAGGGAACGATCTCTTTCCGGCGCCGGGCGCCTGGCTGAGAATCTTGCATGCGGGCGGCGACGGTGGGGAACCCTGGGATGAGAACAATGGTTCAATGATCATCCGGCTCCAGTATGGGCGCCGGAGCTTTCTCTTCCTTTCCGATATTGAGGAGGCGGGTGAAGCAGGCCTGCTGGAAAACGGTGAACTGCTTCGTAGTGATGTAGTCAAGGTAGCCCACCATGGCAGTTCGACCGCCAGCACCGACACCCTGCTGGCCGCCACGGCGGCGCGCTACGCGGTGATCTCGGTGGGGCGCGGCAACCGCTACGATCTGCCCTCGCCTGCCGTAGTCGCTCGCTGGCAGGCAAGCGGCGCCCGTGTGTTTCGCACCGACGAGTCCGGGGCGGTGCTCTTTGCAACCAACGGCGACTCCCTGCGCTGCCTGCGGCCCTGA
- a CDS encoding ribonuclease HII, whose protein sequence is MRREICSAMDWLYHERELWQAGFRHVAGIDEAGRGPLAGPVVAAAVLFAPETAVIAGINDSKKLSAARRELLFTGIMATALAIGVGMASHEEIDRLNILHATYLAMERAIARLDPEADYLLVDGRSVPQSNTPARAIVRGDSLSQSIAAASIIAKVTRDRMMIELHQHYPEYGFTAHKGYPTAAHIEAIRRYGLSPVHRRSFHPKALEEF, encoded by the coding sequence ATGAGACGGGAAATTTGCTCAGCCATGGATTGGTTATATCATGAAAGGGAGTTGTGGCAGGCGGGATTCCGCCACGTCGCCGGGATCGATGAGGCGGGCCGCGGTCCCCTGGCCGGCCCCGTCGTCGCTGCGGCGGTACTCTTCGCTCCGGAAACCGCGGTCATCGCCGGGATCAACGATTCAAAAAAGCTCTCTGCCGCCCGCAGGGAGTTGCTCTTCACGGGAATCATGGCGACTGCCCTCGCTATCGGAGTCGGCATGGCCTCGCATGAGGAGATCGACCGCCTCAATATCTTGCATGCGACCTATCTGGCCATGGAACGAGCAATCGCCCGCCTCGATCCCGAGGCGGATTATCTCCTCGTCGACGGCCGCAGCGTGCCGCAGAGCAATACCCCGGCCCGGGCGATCGTCCGGGGCGACAGCTTGAGCCAGAGTATCGCCGCTGCTTCCATCATCGCCAAGGTAACCAGGGACCGGATGATGATAGAACTGCATCAGCACTATCCCGAGTACGGCTTCACCGCCCATAAGGGCTATCCGACTGCGGCGCACATTGAAGCCATCCGCCGCTACGGACTCTCGCCGGTGCATCGCCGTTCCTTTCACCCCAAAGCGCTTGAGGAGTTCTGA
- a CDS encoding YraN family protein — MADPLNRQQRVGRAGEEQAARYLQQQGCTILARNFRTRHGEIDLIAREREVLLFVEIKTCSSDSFGRPESWVTPRKQRRIAGAALTWIHQHHCENQDCRFDVIAIDLRQGEAGLMHLRNAFWMSDMAGRF, encoded by the coding sequence GTGGCGGATCCACTGAACCGTCAGCAGCGTGTGGGCCGGGCGGGCGAGGAGCAGGCTGCCCGCTACCTCCAGCAGCAGGGTTGCACGATCCTTGCGCGCAACTTTCGCACCCGGCATGGCGAGATCGATCTCATCGCCCGCGAGCGGGAGGTGCTGCTCTTCGTCGAGATCAAAACCTGCTCATCGGATTCCTTTGGTCGGCCGGAGAGCTGGGTCACCCCGCGCAAACAGCGCCGCATCGCCGGCGCCGCTCTGACCTGGATCCACCAGCACCACTGCGAAAACCAGGACTGCCGTTTCGATGTCATCGCCATCGACCTCCGCCAGGGTGAAGCCGGCTTGATGCACCTGCGCAATGCCTTCTGGATGTCCGACATGGCGGGGCGATTTTGA